The sequence gaatcccaactcgaggaccagaccgatccttatccataattaacttgaaactaatgacattatggtcactggacccaaaatgttcgcctATACAGACTTCTGTCACTTGACTTGTCTGGTTGAcaaataggagatcaagtactgcatcccCTTTCATTGGTACCTCTGCATACtgttttagaaaactttcctgaatagaTTTGACAAACTTTAAgacatccaacccttttacagtacaggagtcccagtcaatgtggaaagttaaaatctcctattatcacaactttctgtttcttacattgaCCTGCTTTCTCTCTAGATTTTCCCCTCCAATTCTGACTATTTGGCAATTTCTAATTCAACCCTATCAGTGTGctcacctttcccgttcctcagctccccccatatggcctctgaagatgagccctctgggctgACCTGactctaagcacagctgtgatcttttccctgactagcaatgccactcctcccactCTATCATATCTGAAACAACGGAACCCCGAAACATTGAACTGCCTGTCCTAGGCCTCCTGCAaccgtctcactaatagcaatatgTCTTAATCCCACGTGCCAATGCATGCCCTAAGCTCGTCTGTCTTTTCGTCAGTACTTCTTACAGTGAAATAAGtagacctgagaacatttctatcatgtacacacctttgatttctgtctatacgtGCAGTCCTTTCATGACCCTTACTGCCTTCCACCTCACTATCTACTCTGACACTCTTGTTCCCATCCACCTGCCAATCTAGTTTTAAACCTCCCAGAGCAGCAAGGAAGTTAATCCCCCTCCAGAACAGGTGCAAAATGTCCCGTCggaacagagcccaattgtccagagacatgaagccctccctcctggaccatctctttagccacattaACTTACTATTTCTAGCTtctagcacatggcatgggtagcactCCAGAGATTGCAACCCTGCAGATCCTGCCCTTCATTGTTGCACCCAACTTCCTAAACACTCTTTgtaggacctcctcatccttcccacccatgtcattggtccctacatggaccatgacttctggctgctcaccctccctcctgagaataccgAGAACTTGATCCTAGATATTGCAGGaattggcaccagggaggcaaaacaCCATCTGGGTTTCTCAATTTCTCCCACAGaccctcttatctgtccccataACTACTGAATCCCCTATTActgctctcctctcctcccaGCACCCCACCTTTCTTTCCATGCTGAGGGTCCAGTCTcggtgccagagacatgaccactgcaacttgtccctggtaggtcgtcccaccaacagtatccaaaacgggATACCTGTTGTAGATGGGaacggccacaggggtgctctgctctctctgtctattccccttccctctcctggcaATCACCCAGCTCCCCGCCTCCCGACATTTAGGAGTGGCTGTCTCACTAAAACTCCAATcactccctctgcctcctgaatgatccgaaGTTCATCCTTACTCAATTTGTCACCAGCTGGAGCTAGTTGCAGCTTTTGCAGGTGAAGTTATTAGGGACAATTATGCTGCCCCAGATCCGGCAAATGGAGCAATCCACTGCCCTAGCCGACTCCACTTCCTTCTCCTAATTTAGTTAAAGGATTAAATTACTTCACCTGGCCTTACCACACCCGAAGCAAgcttgtcctcagcctctgctcacctacgccccttgagccaaagcctcaaagctccACACCGGGCCCTAATTATTCTAATTGCTAAAATATCAAAAATCAAAAATTGAACTTCCCTTCACCGAAGCCTCACCGCCGACAGCCGCTCGCCGAAGCCTCACCGCTGAAGGCCGCTCTACCAACGGCCGCCTCACCGAAGGCCGCTCTACCGCCTTGCCGAAGTTTCACCGTCGAAGGCCGCCTTGCCGAAGCCCCACCGCCGACCCACCGGAGGCCACTCTACCGCCGACGCCTCACTGCCGAAGGTTGCTCTACCGCTGAAGCTTCACCATCGAAGGCCGCCTTGCCGAAGCCCCACCGCCGACCACTCTACTGCCGAAGGCCGCTCTACCTCCAATCCGTCCTTTGTATTCTTTGCCCATTTCTACACTGCAAAAGTTTCTATTCTTTTGAGAAGTTTAATATCATTTGGAAATCGTAGAAAATTCAGCATACCGTGGAGGTctgccagcgaggggctcagcgtcCCGCACGGGATTTCgttggctcgagactggcttgTGGAACAaggtatcggagctgggattcaagagggcgctgagggcaagaagggctcctgagggGCCTtgggagctgaaggcttcctgatcgtattgtaggtttggatctggagcttgggtggccGACGGATTGAACAGGAGTTTGAGGctgctgcagaagtgctggaggtgagtcCGTGGACACGGTGCCTGAAGGgactcttctgcttctctcttcCTGTAAGGGGGGGGTGCCAGTCAATGCTCATGGCaagtctgtctgccttacagcagagagaaagaaatttcAGGTTTTGTACAATTACATgacaaaaggaatcttgaatctgaattGTAGGTATGCGCTTAAATTACTTAAATGTGATTATCTGGaaagagcaaaataaaaattTTCCTCGGAGAGGGGAgggcattgtgtgtgtgtgtgtgtgtgtgtgtgtgtgtgtgtgtgtgtgtgtgtgtgtgtgtgtgtgtgtgtgtgtgtgtgtgtgtgggggggggggggtgggaatcctATATAACCAAAAATCTAATAGTCCCCATTTCTCCTTTTGAACATAGTGTTTCGAACTTGTGTATTTATTATCGAGAACATTCTTCAAGCCTGACTTGATTCACTTCAGATATATTATTTCAAGAATCTGCTGACTTTGGATCTTGACAATCTTTTATAAACCGGATTTGAATTCTAAAGTGTACAGCCTTATTGCATTAGTCAAGGGCAACCATACTAAAAATCTGCGGCAACTAAATTGCACCGTCCTTTCCCTATTTGCCTAGTTGGGAGTTTacttcacatgtccaaattgtcaCCCTCCACGTTTGCCAAGACCGGATGTCACAACTCAAGATCTTGCAGAACAGTCATACGCTCCTTCAATGAAAGGGCACAGCCTAGTGAGGAGGAGTGGGAATTACAGCTAATACCCACCAAATCGATTGAAGCAGGAACACTCAGACCAACAGGTGCACACTGTTGCGCGCAGACgattgaaaaagtgcaggaaGTGGTGCAATTGACTAGAAGAGGCTTACGACTCAACTTTACACCCAACAACCGaagaccagacctgcacacagatTGATAGTAAACCCTTGTACTGATGCAAAGATGTTAGTTGAGGCGGTGTACAAATAAATCCAAAGATTTTAGAGTACTTGTGCAAATGGGTTATAAAGATTCACTTGGACGCAACACGCTTAGGCTGAATACTAATTGTTTATTGCAAATCGTATTACAGGAAATCCGAATACTTCAGATTTAAATGCTTGAAAATTACACAAGCCATTTCTgccaaacacaaaaaaaaaacccaatagtGAGAAATTAAAACTAAAAAGATACTTGGTCACAATTTGTTGAGTCAGCAGGCTAATTAACACCAATAATTAGATTTAGTGTCTCGCTAAGACTCTCCACGCCAAAACTAACAAGCAAAACATATGACCCGAGTTTCTGCATGTACCGAGGGACCCGCGGTTCTCGTCACGAAGCAAATCAAACCTGCGAAAGAAGGGACAGTGCAGATCAATTAAAAACAGGCCTTGCAACTCGCTGCTACATAGGTGCATACCATTCAGAACACGTCACCCTGAGAGGAGAACTCTCAGCGAGCCAACAAGTCGATTCTGGACCACGTTGACACATAGTAACTGCATGTGGGATAAGACCACATTTTCGTGCGGATTACCGACATCGGCATCCACTCAGCAGTGCACGCATCCCAGCATTCAGGCACAAGTCAGAAGGAGTCAAAACTCCGACTGTCCAAGGTTCAAGACCTGTGACCACCCCAGACAGATGTCTGAAAACGGGAGACTGCTTACTTTGAAACAGCAGCCTGCCTCATAGATTGGACCTTCTTCACAACAGTTCAGAAAATAGCACGAAAGGATTATGACAACAAATGTAAAACTTTCTTTCTGGTAAGAGTCGAGGGAGGTTGGCGCATtgtaataatgggagacaatatCCCATCTCCCAATTTGAGGTTGTGTGTCAAATAAATAACGAGGAAAAGAGTTGCTAATTTAAAGCAGGGGTGTGTAGATCCAGCAAACATCAGTCACATTCTGTCAAGACAAACACACAGTCTGTGCAGAATTAACCGATTTTAGCTGGAGCCACTGCAGTGGTAATGCTTCCTTTTGTACAATCCTTAAACACTGACTCATCGGAGCGTAACAACCACGTGAGATCAGCATCTACTCACAATTAGCAAATCATAAACCGAGACTTTGTCATGCTTTCTCAAAAAAAAGCCTCATCTATTACCTGGCATAAGTGGCCACCTCAGTCACATCTCGACCAAACCTAAAGGCTCAGATGCTTAGTTGATGAACAGAGACACTGCTCTGTTGGTTTAACAGCAGCTCTGGTCTGGCAGGTACATCACAAGGACTTGGTCTGTGATTATAAACTTTGTATGGAGGAAAAAAACTGGGATGACATTACTTTTCATTCCCTCATCAGTTTTCCCCATACACAGGTCCAAATGCACACGTCCACATGGATTTTGACCACAGCATGCATTAAACTTCCCAAGTCTTAATGGACCAGAcgtagatcattacagcacagaaaacatggccttcggcccttctagtccttgcTGAACTGTTATTCTCCCCAGTCCCACTGATGTGAACCCAGTCCATCAATCTCCATACCCCTTCAATCCACGTAgtagtccaaatttttcttaatattaaaattaagcccacattcaccactttagctggcagctcagaccacactcccactactcagTGTGATGAggcctcctcatgttccccctaaacttttccccttttatccttaatccatgtcctctggttggcATCTAAGcttaccctcagtgggaaagaaAAGCTTACTTGGACTTGCTCatatatacccctcataattttgtattcttgTCAAATCTCTTCTTATCCTTCTGCGTTCCAGAGAATAAAATCctatcctgtttaatctttccctgtatctcagttcctcagtaaatcttctttgccctctttcaatcttactgatctctttcctgtcgttcagtgaccagaactgcacacaatcctccaaatctggcctcaccaatgtcttataccacttcaccacaacatcccaactcctggactcaatagtttgatttatgaagaccaagatgccaaaagctctctttacaaccctatccacctgtgacaccactttcagggaatttatatatccctctgttctactgcactcctcagtgaatttactgtgcatgtcctttcttggcttgtccttccaaaacccaacacctctcacttgtctattaaattccatcttccatttttccagctggtccagattcctctgcaagctttgaaaaccttcctcgctgcccACAACGtctccagtcttagtgtcatctgtaaacttgctgatccaattcaccacattatcatccagatcacaatataggtgacaaacagcaatggtcccagcaccgatccttgcAGCCAGAACCCCAGGACCTCTGAGTGACCAACTTCAATTCCACATTccagtctgtccatggcctcgtgcactccCAAATCGAGGctgcccacaaattggaggaacaacgccttgCATTCTGTGtgagccctctccaaccagatggcattagcagtGACCACCCCTTTCCTCAAAGTCACCCTCTctgcctatcacttctcagctgttTTCTCCTGCCCCCCACATAGTCTGtggtcctccccctgccccttccatcTTATTTCAGTGCCTGCCAGTTTTCAATTGTACCTGACAAAGGTCCCAGGACTGAAATAAATGTTGGTTATCCCCTACTTCCCATGGATGCGAGACCAGTTTTCTCTGCACGCTTATGTACTGCTGAGTATAATTAAGCACGTCTCCTCAACAGGGAACTACCAAGGTGGGAAGGTTATAACGTGGTAGCTGCACAGCTAAATGAAGGCTCAGGGCTCCTTTGTGGACACATGGGACCCAACTCATCAAATTCTGCCTGTCTCAGCATTTGCAAAGCAATGAGTGGTGACTCCATACAAGGCAAAATGACGACTGTGTGGATGTCAGGGTGGAGTCTCCACGCCCAACGATGGCAGCCTTTGCAATGGGTCACAATATTACAAAGTTAAAACCTTTGATGGGGCAGCTTGATAACCATCGGCACGCACTGCACAAATGCCCTGCGATTCACGTTCATCAACTCCCAAATGAGGCCAACATTTCTATAGCTCATGACAAATCGAGTGCATTATCAAAGGTAAAAAGTCCTCACCTTAAATTAGTATGCAGAATACCGGGCAGCAGAGTACCGGGCGGCGGCAGAGGAGTATGAAGCAGCCGAGTATTGAGCAGCTGAGTACTGGGAGGCAGAGTGCTGAGCAGCTGAATACTGGGCAGCGGAGTACTGGGCAGCGGAGTACTGGGCAGCGGAGTATGGAGAGGTGGAGTACGCATCCCTTCCTGCTGTACTTGGAGGGTCATACACAGATGAAGAAACTGGACTGCGCTCATACCCATATCCAGTGCTCAAAGCAGACATGGCTGTTTGACGTCGCAAAGGACTTCTGTCGCGATCGAAATAGGTAGAAGGAGTCGTCAGTGGCCGCCGCTCATAGGGGGGGACCGCACTGGGGATACGATCACGCAGGGAAGAGCTGAGAGGCATAAACTGCGCAGCCCGTCCATAAGGATCTCCCACCGCTCCGAACGCTCCGGCCCGATACTTCTCGTAGTAATCGATGACCCCGAATCGCTCGTCGTACATTGACCGCTCTCCGAAACCGGCTATGTGCCGCGCAGTCATCGAATAGGGACCTAGGTAATCGCGTGAGAAGCTGCCATCAAAACTCTGATCGGGAGCAACGTGATCTTTAGGACACTCTTTAGACCAGTGGCCTTCTTTACCGCACCGGAAACAGCCGTTTTTTTCGCCCATCCCGGGTTGCATCCGGAGCCGACTCTTGGACAGTTCAACTTGCATCCGTCTGCCTTTAAAAGGAGatgcaatacaatatcagtaCGAATACATTAACCAGCTGTACTGGCCGACAGATCAGAATCAACGAGGGCCTCTGCTTTGTTTGGCAAACACAAAACAAAAACAATAGGACGGTGGGGATTTGCTGCACAACTGAATCTGGCCTGGGAATGGGAAGGCTCATCTCTGGAGCAGCGACAGCTCGGGGCTTTCCTCAGCCTGAGCAGTTTCACA comes from Narcine bancroftii isolate sNarBan1 unplaced genomic scaffold, sNarBan1.hap1 Scaffold_545, whole genome shotgun sequence and encodes:
- the LOC138750986 gene encoding RNA-binding protein 4B-like is translated as MKDRDAAKQAIENLHHYKLHGVFINVEASKSGSKSSTKLHVGNVGCGCTSQELQAKFEEYGTVLECDIVKDYAFVHMERSEDAMEAIRGLDGTEFKGRRMQVELSKSRLRMQPGMGEKNGCFRCGKEGHWSKECPKDHVAPDQSFDGSFSRDYLGPYSMTARHIAGFGERSMYDERFGVIDYYEKYRAGAFGAVGDPYGRAAQFMPLSSSLRDRIPSAVPPYERRPLTTPSTYFDRDRSPLRRQTAMSALSTGYGYERSPVSSSVYDPPSTAGRDAYSTSPYSAAQYSAAQYSAAQYSAAQHSASQYSAAQYSAASYSSAAARYSAARYSAY